Part of the Jatrophihabitans sp. GAS493 genome, AACGATCCTTCCTTAGTCGACCGGGTCGTTTGGCCCTGTCGAAGCGGCCCAACTGCGCGCAGGGTTGGCTGGTGAGCAATCCATCGAGGAGACCGCAAATGGGAATCGCCCCAGCCGCCGCTGTGACCCACAATCCACCGACCACCGCCACGCAGGCCCTGCGCCGGGCCGCGGTCCGCGCGCGCCTCGCTCCGTCAGTCCACAACACCCAGCCCTGGAGCTTCCGGATCGCCGGCGACACGCTGGAGATAATCGCGGACTCGACTCGGCAGTTGAAGACCCTCGACTCGACCGGGCGACAGATGCTCATCTCCTGTGGGTGCGCGCTATTCAACGCGCGGGCATCGTTGGCGGCCTCCGGCTTTCAGGTGAAAGTGCGGCGTTTCCCCAACGGTGCGCGCCCCAATCTGGTGGCGCGTCTCACCGTCGTCTCTCCCGAGACCGGGCCCGACGTCGAGCGTGCCCGGTTGGCATCTCTGGACGGCGCGATTGAGGAGCGCCGCACGAATCGGCGCCGCTTCAATGCTGATGTCGTGCCGCAGAGCGTGGTTGCGGCGTTGATCGCGGCCGCGTCGTCGGAGGGTAGCCAGCTGGTCCCGGTCACGCGCGAAGAGGATCGATTGAACCTGGCCATCATCAGCCAGCGGGCCGATAGGCAGGAGTCGGCCGACCCGGCATACCGGGCCGAGCTGCGGGCCTGGACCACGTCAGAGCCGACGAGGCCAGACGGTGTGCAGGCCGATGCCGTGCCGCGCAGTGGCCTCGTGTCGCATGACGATATTCCCATTCGAGACTTCGAGGCCGACAGCGATGAAGCGCTGCCGGCACAGACGCATTCCTCGCTGCGACAATGCCTGTTGATTCTCGGTTCGACCGAGGATGGCCATCATGCGTGGCTGCGGGCCGGCGAGGCACTGGAGCGCATCCTGCTCGAACTCACCAACCGTGGCTTCGTGGCCAGCCCGCTCACGCAGGCCATCGAACTCCCCTCCGCCCGGGCGATGCTCAGCAACGATCTGCGTCTGGGGATGTTCCCGCATGTCGTGCTGCGCGTCGGGCACGCGCTGCCCACCCCGGCTACCCGCAGGCGGCTCCTCGTCGATCTCCTGACCGAGTTGTCATGATCGGCGCCCGACCCGGCGAAGAAGCCTAGGCTGGCGGTGATGAGCGTGTTGAACTCTGAGCCGAGCGCCGTCGGGCTGGAGTTCCCGCTGCCACCCCGAGACGGAGCCGAACGCGCCCCCGGCAACCTCGAGCTCAGTGAGAACCACCGCCTGGTGATCGAAGCTCAGCGACGACTGCGGGGTCTGCTGCGCGCAAATCAGATGGTGGCCGGAGATCTCGCCCTTCCAGTCGTGCTGAATCGTCTCGTCGAAGCCGCTGCTGAGCTCGTCCAGGCTCGGCAGGTCGTGTTGGGAGTCGTTGCTGCGTCAGGCAGTGACGAGATGCAGTACTTTCGGGCCGGTCCAGAGCCTGATTCCGATTCTGATCCCGAAT contains:
- a CDS encoding nitroreductase; protein product: MGIAPAAAVTHNPPTTATQALRRAAVRARLAPSVHNTQPWSFRIAGDTLEIIADSTRQLKTLDSTGRQMLISCGCALFNARASLAASGFQVKVRRFPNGARPNLVARLTVVSPETGPDVERARLASLDGAIEERRTNRRRFNADVVPQSVVAALIAAASSEGSQLVPVTREEDRLNLAIISQRADRQESADPAYRAELRAWTTSEPTRPDGVQADAVPRSGLVSHDDIPIRDFEADSDEALPAQTHSSLRQCLLILGSTEDGHHAWLRAGEALERILLELTNRGFVASPLTQAIELPSARAMLSNDLRLGMFPHVVLRVGHALPTPATRRRLLVDLLTELS